The Avibacterium sp. 20-132 genome segment TCATCATTGTTTCTCTTGTAATAATTTGTTAATTAAAAAATCTAACACGGCAAAGCTATAATCATCGTTATAAAGGGTGCTTGCGGTCAGCACATAACGGCCATTAATGATGGCATAAGGATAAGTAAATACCCCATATTCTTCCGTCAGTTGAATGGCATCTTTTACTTGTAAACGGACATTAACCGAATGATACAATTTAGTAAATTCTTCTGTATCAATATGTTGTTGTGCAAGCCATTTTAAGAAAGTAGGAAAATGAGCTAATTCGGTATAACGTTTTTTTTCAGAACTTTCAAACAACAATAAATCAGAAACATTCTCTGCATTCATTTGCTGTAAGGTGTAAAAAATATTTGCCGTTAAGTTCGCTTTTGTTGTAGCAACGGGAATCTCCGTGAGTACAATATGATCACGATTGATTTGGCTATATAAATTAAGAATATCCTGCGCCACAGAACAAACACGGCAATCATAATCAAAGAAAAATTGAATTAAAATCTTATGATCAGCACGAGCAGGAATCATTAATGGTTCCTGATAAGAAAAATAATCACGCCCTTCTTCAAATTGGCTGATATGTAACTTAGGCTGTTCAAGGGGTTCAGCCCAACTTATTTGGCTCACACCAAGCATCATAAAGAAAAAAAGTAGCCGCCACATTTTATACACCATCAATCTGCCAATGGCTCAATATAATCCACCAAGAGCTGAATATTACGCTGCCCACGGTATTCATTAACATCTAATTTATAGGCAAGTTTCACTTTTTTTAATGAAAGATCAGGGTAATAACGGGTATCCACGTTAAATGCAATGGCATCGAATAAAGCCCCACCATTGATTGGCTCAACCATCATTTTTAAATGCTTTTCGCCCACTAAACGCTGTTGTAAGAGGTTAAATTCACCATCAAAGACAGGCTCAGGGAAAGCTTGCCCCCAAGGCCCTGATTGCTTGAGTAGCTCTGCCGTATCTAAATTCATAAATTGTGGCTCAAGTTCGCCGTCCGTCCACACGACACCTTGCAGATCTTTCTCATCTAAACATTCCGTTACAACTTCATTAAATAGTCGTTGGAAATCACTAAATTTTTCTTCTTGAATGCTCAGCCCTGCTGCCATTGCGTGTCCGCCAAATTTGATAATCATATCTGGATGGCGAGAATGTAAGCGTTCCAATAAATCGCGAATATGCAATCCTTCAATAGAACGCGCTGAGCCTTTAAGAATGCCTTCCTGATCTTGGGCAAAAGCAATCACGGGGCGATGAAACTGATCTTTTAGTCTTGACGCTAAAATGCCCAGCACACCTTGATGCCAATCTGCTTGATAAAGTACGATACCTGTTGGCAATGGCGGAGTAAGTGCGGTCAATTTTCGGCAAATTTCTAGCGCCTCTAATTTCATTCCTTGTTCAATTTCTTTACGTGTTTGGTTAAGTCCGTCTAACTCTAATGCCAATGCCCGTGCAGAAGGCATATCTTGTGCTAAAAGTAATTCGACCCCGACTGACATATTATCTAACCGACCCGCTGCATTTAAACGAGGCGCGATAGCAAAGCCTAAATCTGATGCACTAAATCGGCTCATATCACGATTAGCCACTTCTGCTAAGGCTTGGATACCGTAGCGACAACGTCCTGCACGAATACGTTGCAAGCCTTGATAAGCGAGAATACGATTATTTTGATCTAATGGCACCACATCGGCAATGGTGCCAAGTGCCACCAAATCAAGCAACTCAGTAAAATTGGGTTGGCTTTTGTTATCAAATCTGCCTTGTTCACGTAACTTAGCACGCAACGCCAACATCACATAAAAAGCAACCCCAACGCCTGCTAAAGATTTAGACGGGAAATCGCATTGTGATAGATTGGGATTTACAATGGCATCAGCTTCCGGCAAGGTTTCGCTAGGTAAATGGTGATCGGTTACCACCACTTGTACACCCTGTGCTTTTAAAAAGGCAACGCCTTCAAAGGAAGAAATGCCATTATCTACGGTGATAAGCACCTCTACCTGTTTTTCCAAGGCTAATTTCGCTACCTCAACACTTAAGCCATAACCTTGTTCAAAACGGTTCGGCACAAGATAATCTACTTGCTGAAAGCCAAGCTGATGTAACGCCACAACGGTTAATGCTGTACTGGTTGCACCATCCGCATCAAAATCCCCAACGATGACCACCTTTTTTTGCGCTTCACGTGCCTGTGCCAACACATCTACCGCGTGTTGCATACCAAATAACCTATGGGGAGAAAGCATTGAATTTAAAGTGCGGTCTAATTGTTGCGAATTTTTTATTTGACGCGCACGATAAAGGCGATCAAGCAAAGGATGATCGCTAATAGGCTGTTCTGAGCTAATAGGACGGCGTTGGATTGTTTTGTTCATATCAAATTAATGGATTTCACTCTTGCTATTTTGGGGGAATACATAGCCCCCAACAAAAAATTTTACCGCGCTTACTCTTCTTGCAACGCGTTTAATAATTCTTTTGGTGGTAAATAGCCCCCAATCAGCTCGCCTGTCGGCGTAACAATGCTAGGCGTACCGCGCACACCAAATTGTACACCAAGCTCATAGTGTTTTTTTACTCTATCCACATTCTTCAAGGTTTTCGGCAAATTGCCTTTTTCTGCTTCATTTAAGGCATACACAGGATCTTTCGCCTGCCAAATGGCTTCCATTTGTTTTGCCGTGTTATTATTCAATCCACCACGAGGAAACGCGAGGTAACGCACGGTAATGCCTAAATCATTATATTGCTGAATTTGCTGATGCAATAAATGACAATAATGGCAAGTGATATCCATAAATACAGTTACCGCATATTTTTCATTTTTTGCTGGATAAACAATCATTTCATCTTTATAACTGTTTAATTTATCAAGTAAAAATTTTCCTGTTAAATCTACTGGACCTTTATCAGTGAGTTGGTATAGTTGCCCTTGTAGCACATATTTGCCATCTTCAGAGGTATAAAAAATGCCTTCATTACTGATGACTGTTTTAATTCCTGAAAGCGGAGAAGATTTGATCTCCATTTGCGAAATCCCCAATTTTTTTAATTGGCTTTCAATTTGAGCATCGTTAGCCAGCGCATAAGCAGACAAAGTCGCTAACGAAAGTGCGGTAATTATTTTCTTCATTTTTTGTTTCCTGATATTCATTCCTTGCGAACGGCAGATTTTATCACAAGCCCCATTAACAAGCTAATAGGAAAAGGCTTTCAACATAATTGACCTACCAAATTGGGCTAAAATAGCATATAATTCGGCTCTTATATGCAAAATTAGATAGAACTGAATTTATGTTTGAAATTAACCCAATCAAAAATAAAATTGCCGATCTTGCTGAACGTACGGCAACCCTTAGGGGGTATCTTTGACGTTGATAGCAAAATCGAACGTTTAGAAGAAGTCAATGCGGAGCTAGAACAGCCCGATGTATGGAATGAGCCAGAAAAAGCCCAAGCGCTAGGCAAAGAACGTGCGAGCTTAGAGGCGGTGGTTGATACCATTAAACATTTAACACAAGGCTTGGAAGATGTAGAGGGCTTGTTAGAACTTGCCATTGAAGCTGAAGATGAAGACACCTTCAACGAAGCCGTTGCAGAATTAGATGAATTAGAACAAAAATTAGCCGCACTTGAGTTTCGCCGTATGTTTAGCGGTGCAAATGATGCGGCAGATTGCTATGTGGATCTGCAAGCAGGCTCAGGCGGTACAGAAGCGCAAGACTGGACAGAAATGCTATTGCGAATGTACTTGCGTTGGGCGGAAAGCAAAGGCTTTAAAACGGAATTAATGGAAGTTTCAGACGGCGATGTCGCAGGTATAAAATCGGCCACTATTCGCATTTCTGGCGAATACGCATTTGGTTGGCTACGCACCGAAACAGGGATCCACCGCTTAGTGCGTAAAAGCCCTTTTGACTCCAACAATCGCCGTCACACCTCTTTCAGCGCCGCTTTTGTGTACCCTGAAATTAATGACGATATTGATATTGAAATCAATCCTGCGGATTTACGCATTGATGTGTACCGAGCCTCAGGTGCGGGCGGACAGCACGTTAATAAAACCGAAAGTGCGGTGCGAATTACCCATATTCCAAGTGGGATTGTGGTGCAATGTCAAAATGATCGTTCACAACATAAGAATAAAGATCAAGCAATGAAACAGCTTAAAGCCAAATTGTACGAACTTGAATTGCAAAAACAAAATGCCGAAAAACAGGCTATGGAGGATAATAAATCCGACATTGGTTGGGGCAGCCAAATTCGTTCTTATGTGCTTGATGATGCACGAATTAAAGATTTACGTACAGGGGTTGAAAACCGCAACACGCAAGCCGTGTTAGATGGTGATTTAGATAAATTTATTGAGGCAAGCTTAAAAGCTGGTTTGTAATCGTTAGATAAAAAATCAAGATCTTTTCTGACATCACCAATGCTCAGGTTTTTCTTATAAAAAAGAAAGAAACATCTGATTATTCACAAACCATAGATTGACTAAACGATTTTAACCTTGCCTCATAAAGGGTTGTGTAGATAACAATAAAATTTAAAGGTAAAACAAAATGACAGAACAAACTCAAGAATTAGATTTAAATGGTGAAATGCGAGTTCGCCGTGAAAAATTGGCCGCATTGCGTAAAAAAGGCAATGCGTTTCCCAATACCTTCCGCCGTGATACGCTCGCACAGGATTTGCATCAACAATATGATGAAGTAGAAGGCGAAGCACTAAAAGCTCAAAATGTGGAAGTGAAAGTGGCAGGGCGCATTATGACACGCCGCATTATGGGTAAAGCGACCTTTGTTACCTTGCAAGATATGAGCGGACGCATTCAACTTTATATCGCTCGTGATAATTTGCCAGAAGGCGTCTATGCTGATGATGTCGGTAACTGGGATTTAGGCGATATTGTTGGGGTTAAAGGCACATTATTTAAAACCAAAACCAATGAACTGACCGTTCGCGCCTCAGAAGTACAACTTTTAACCAAAGCACTACGCCCATTACCCGATAAATTCCACGGTTTAGCCGATCAAGAAATGCGTTATCGCCAACGCTACTTAGATCTCATTTCTAATGAAGAATCACGCCGCACTTTTATTATTCGCTCAAAAGTGATTGCTGGAATGCGTGAGTATTTCATCAGTAAAGGCTTTATTGAAGTAGAAACGCCTATGCTACAAGTGATCCCCGGTGGTGCAGCTGCCCGTCCATTTGTTACCCATCACAATGCATTAGATATTGATATGTATCTACGTATTGCCCCAGAGCTTTATTTAAAACGCCTTGTTGTAGGTGGGTTTGAACGTGTATTTGAATTAAATCGTAACTTCCGTAATGAAGGGGTTTCTGTACGTCATAATCCAGAATTTACGATGATCGAATATTATCAAGCCTATGCGGATTACCACGATTTAATGGATAACACCGAAGAATTATTACGCAAACTCGCCCTAGACATTCTCGGCACCACAATTGTTCCTTATGGCGACTATGAATTTGATTTCGGTAAGCCATTCGAGCGTATCACTATGCACGAAGCAATTTTAAAATACGGTGCGGATAAAGGCATTGAGAAAGAAGATCTTTATGATTTCGATCGCGCTAAGGTATTGGCAACCAAACTTGGCATTGAAGTACAAAAATCTTGGGGCTTAGGTTCTATCGTAAACGCAATTTTTGAAGAAGTGGCAGAACATCACTTAATTCAACCGACTTTCTTAATGGCTCATCCAGCGGAAATTTCACCATTAGCACGCCGTAATGATGAAAACCCAGAGGTTACCGATCGTTTTGAATTATTTATTGGTGGACGTGAAATTGGTAACGGTTTCTCAGAATTAAATGATGCCGAAGATCAAGCTGAACGCTTTGATGCACAGGTTGCCGCAAAAGAAGCTGGTGATGACGAAGCGATGTTTAAAGATGACGATTTTGTTACCGCACTTGAACACGGCTTGCCACCAACGGCTGGAGAGGGTCTTGGCATTGACCGTTTAGCAATGCTCTTCGCCAATGCACCATCAATCCGTGATGTAATTCTCTTCCCCGCAATGAAACATAAAGGGTAAAGATAAATTAATAAAGGAAAGATAGCTTAAGGCTGTCTTTTCTTTTTCATAGTGAATAATAAATAATGAACAATTTAACATTAGAACAATTAATCAATCAAAAACTAGATTCTACTAGTATCACCGACTATGCACCGAATGGTTTACAAATACAAGGTAAAGATGAAGTTAAAAAGATCATCACTGGCGTAACAGCAAGCCAAGCGTTAATTGATTATGCGATTAAACAAAATGCCGAT includes the following:
- a CDS encoding thiol:disulfide interchange protein DsbA/DsbL, whose translation is MWRLLFFFMMLGVSQISWAEPLEQPKLHISQFEEGRDYFSYQEPLMIPARADHKILIQFFFDYDCRVCSVAQDILNLYSQINRDHIVLTEIPVATTKANLTANIFYTLQQMNAENVSDLLLFESSEKKRYTELAHFPTFLKWLAQQHIDTEEFTKLYHSVNVRLQVKDAIQLTEEYGVFTYPYAIINGRYVLTASTLYNDDYSFAVLDFLINKLLQEKQ
- the recJ gene encoding single-stranded-DNA-specific exonuclease RecJ, translated to MNKTIQRRPISSEQPISDHPLLDRLYRARQIKNSQQLDRTLNSMLSPHRLFGMQHAVDVLAQAREAQKKVVIVGDFDADGATSTALTVVALHQLGFQQVDYLVPNRFEQGYGLSVEVAKLALEKQVEVLITVDNGISSFEGVAFLKAQGVQVVVTDHHLPSETLPEADAIVNPNLSQCDFPSKSLAGVGVAFYVMLALRAKLREQGRFDNKSQPNFTELLDLVALGTIADVVPLDQNNRILAYQGLQRIRAGRCRYGIQALAEVANRDMSRFSASDLGFAIAPRLNAAGRLDNMSVGVELLLAQDMPSARALALELDGLNQTRKEIEQGMKLEALEICRKLTALTPPLPTGIVLYQADWHQGVLGILASRLKDQFHRPVIAFAQDQEGILKGSARSIEGLHIRDLLERLHSRHPDMIIKFGGHAMAAGLSIQEEKFSDFQRLFNEVVTECLDEKDLQGVVWTDGELEPQFMNLDTAELLKQSGPWGQAFPEPVFDGEFNLLQQRLVGEKHLKMMVEPINGGALFDAIAFNVDTRYYPDLSLKKVKLAYKLDVNEYRGQRNIQLLVDYIEPLAD
- the dsbC gene encoding bifunctional protein-disulfide isomerase/oxidoreductase DsbC; this translates as MKKIITALSLATLSAYALANDAQIESQLKKLGISQMEIKSSPLSGIKTVISNEGIFYTSEDGKYVLQGQLYQLTDKGPVDLTGKFLLDKLNSYKDEMIVYPAKNEKYAVTVFMDITCHYCHLLHQQIQQYNDLGITVRYLAFPRGGLNNNTAKQMEAIWQAKDPVYALNEAEKGNLPKTLKNVDRVKKHYELGVQFGVRGTPSIVTPTGELIGGYLPPKELLNALQEE
- the prfB gene encoding peptide chain release factor 2 (programmed frameshift); this translates as MFEINPIKNKIADLAERTATLRGYLDVDSKIERLEEVNAELEQPDVWNEPEKAQALGKERASLEAVVDTIKHLTQGLEDVEGLLELAIEAEDEDTFNEAVAELDELEQKLAALEFRRMFSGANDAADCYVDLQAGSGGTEAQDWTEMLLRMYLRWAESKGFKTELMEVSDGDVAGIKSATIRISGEYAFGWLRTETGIHRLVRKSPFDSNNRRHTSFSAAFVYPEINDDIDIEINPADLRIDVYRASGAGGQHVNKTESAVRITHIPSGIVVQCQNDRSQHKNKDQAMKQLKAKLYELELQKQNAEKQAMEDNKSDIGWGSQIRSYVLDDARIKDLRTGVENRNTQAVLDGDLDKFIEASLKAGL
- the lysS gene encoding lysine--tRNA ligase encodes the protein MTEQTQELDLNGEMRVRREKLAALRKKGNAFPNTFRRDTLAQDLHQQYDEVEGEALKAQNVEVKVAGRIMTRRIMGKATFVTLQDMSGRIQLYIARDNLPEGVYADDVGNWDLGDIVGVKGTLFKTKTNELTVRASEVQLLTKALRPLPDKFHGLADQEMRYRQRYLDLISNEESRRTFIIRSKVIAGMREYFISKGFIEVETPMLQVIPGGAAARPFVTHHNALDIDMYLRIAPELYLKRLVVGGFERVFELNRNFRNEGVSVRHNPEFTMIEYYQAYADYHDLMDNTEELLRKLALDILGTTIVPYGDYEFDFGKPFERITMHEAILKYGADKGIEKEDLYDFDRAKVLATKLGIEVQKSWGLGSIVNAIFEEVAEHHLIQPTFLMAHPAEISPLARRNDENPEVTDRFELFIGGREIGNGFSELNDAEDQAERFDAQVAAKEAGDDEAMFKDDDFVTALEHGLPPTAGEGLGIDRLAMLFANAPSIRDVILFPAMKHKG